The DNA segment GTGATCATGGTGACTATTCCACTTTCTTTTATTATTTCAAAAGCCATCATTAAAAAATCGCAACCTTATTTTAAAGGGCAACAAGAGTCATTAGGAGCGATGAATGGACATGTGCAAGAAAGTTTTAGTGGATTTACCGAAATCAAACTTTATGGAAAAGAAAAAGACAAATTAGAAGAATTTAAAGAAATCAATGCAACATTAAATAACTACGGTTTCAAAGCTGCGGTTATCTCTGGGATAATGAGTCCTTTAGTAGGATTTGTATCCAATCTAGCTTATTTTGGGATCGCGGTCGGCGGCGGATATTTGGTTATTATGGGGAGCTTGTCTTTAGGGAACTTACAAGCTTTTACTCAGTATATCTGGCAGGTTAACCAGCCTATCTCTCAAATTACACAATTGTCTGGTGTTATACAAAGTGCGGCAGCAGCGGTTAATCGTGTGTTTGAAATTTTAGATGAACCAGAAGAAATTATTAATGAAAAAGATTATGTATTACCAGCTACTATAGAGGGTAATGTAGATTTTGAACATGTTGCTTTTGGTTACGACAAAGAAAAACCATTGATCACTGATTTGAATGTGTCGGTGAAAAAAGGGCAAACGGTAGCCGTTGTTGGTCCTACAGGGGCAGGGAAAACAACTTTGATTAATTTATTGATGCGCTTCTACGATGTTGATAAAGGCGCCATTAAAATTGATGGCATCGATACAAAATCAATGTCCAGACAAGATGTTCGTTCGTTGTTTGGAATGGTTTTACAAGATGCTTGGGTTTATAGTGGGACGATTGCCGAAAATATCCGCTTTGGTAAGTTAGATGCAACCGATGAAGAAGTGGTGGAAGCAGCTAAAACAGCGAATGTAGATCATTTTATTCGAACATTGCCTGATGGATACAATATGAAACTGAACAAAGAAACTTCCAATGTTTCGTTAGGACAAAAACAACTTTTGACCATTGCACGTGCAGTAATTTCTAATCCGAAAATACTGATTCTAGATGAAGCGACTAGTTCAGTAGACACGCGTTTAGAAAGTTTGATCCAAAAAGCGATGAAAAAGGTTATGGAAGGCAGAACAAGCTTTGTCATTGCCCATCGCTTGTCCACGATTCGAGACTCTGATTTAATTTTAGTTATGGATCAGGGTGAAATCATTGAGCAAGGAACGCATGAAGAACTGCTTGAAAAAGGAGCTTTTTATGCAAATCTATACAACAGCCAATTTAGTGAAGAAGAATAAAAAGCAAGTGAAAAAATCATGGAAGTCCAGTATGAATGGACTTTCATGATTTTTGTTTTTTCAGCCTAGTAGTCTAGAAGAAAAAAGAGTACAATTGTTTTATAAGAAGCAATAGAAGGGAAGAAATTAATCATGCAAAAGAAAATGATTTTTTTTGATATCGATGGAACATTAGTCAATGATCAAAAAATAATTCCAGAGAGCACAAAATTAGCGATTAAAGAACTAAAAAATAAAGGCCATGAAGTAGCTATTGCTACTGGAAGAAATTTATTTATGGCTCAAAATATCATAGATGAATTAGAAATTAGCCATTACGTTGTTTGTAATGGAGCAGCAGGATACTTACATAAGGAACAAGTTTACGAAAATCCGTTGGATCAGGCTCAACTAGAGAAACTTATTAAAGTGGCGGATTCAAATAACCATCAGATCATTTATGAAACACCAGCTAAGCTGAGAAGAAGAAATGAGGAAGCTGATGTTAAAATTACAACAGCTATGAAATCTGTAGGTTATGGCGTTCCTAAATACGACCGAGATTTTTACTTACACAACTCTTTAGTACAATGTTTGCTGTTTTACCGTGAAGACGAAAAACAATTTTATGAAAGTGGTCAGTTTTCAAAATTCCGCTTTGTCAGATGGCATGATTCTGGAGTAGATGTATTGCCGCATAATGGATCAAAAGCGAATACAGTTTTGAGAGTAGCTTTAGAAAATGGATATAGTGTAGAAAACATCATTGCATTTGGTGACGGCTTAAATGATTTAGAAATGATTGAAAAAGTTGGAACTGGAGTAGCTATGGGAAATGCTTTAGAAAGTGTAAAGTTGAGAGCCGATAAAGTAACAAAAAGTTGTAATGAAGATGGAATTTATATTGCATTGAAAGAACTAGGTTTGATATAATTAATAGATAAATTCCAGTTTATTTATATTGAGGGGATGGATCAGTGGATTAATTGCTGAAGCATTCTACTCTGGGGTCTTGGTATAATGGGATTACGACTGGCTGGCAGCCAGTTAATACGGGTTCAATTCCCGTAGACTCCATTACATAATTTTTAATAAGTCGTTAAAACGTTGATACAACTGTATCTTTAAGACGTTTTAACGGCTTTTTTATTTTTATTAATACCCAAATTAATACCCTTTGTTAAAAATTGACATATTTTGCAAATTTATCAGCCGTATTTTCTTTAGCCTTTTCTGTTACATGAGCATAGATATTCATAGTAGTTTGGATATTTGAATGACCTAAACGATCCTGGACTTCTTTTACACTTGCACCAGCTTCAAAAAGAAGGGAACAATGAGTGTGGCGGAAACCATGTGGCGTGATCCGCTTCAATTCGTAAAGGTTTACCAGGCGGTCAAGATATTTTCCAACTTTAGGTGGCTGCATAACTGTATTTTTAGTGCTGGGAAAAACTAATTGAGTAGGATTAAGTGTATTGAAACCTAATTTAAAATAGGTTTCTTTTTGCGTTTTCTTCCAAGATTTAAGAATTTTCATTGTCTGAGGATCCATTGAGATAGAACGGACAGACGTTTTTGTTTTAGGTGTTTGTATGATTAGAACGTTATCTAGGCCAAATGTAACAGTTTTATTAATTTTAATGGTATTATCCGTAAAATTAATATCACGCCATTGTAGAGCCAATATTTCTCCTTTACGTGCACCAGTGAACGCTAAAGTTCTGAACAGAGCTAGTTGTAAAGGTTTGTTCTCACGTTTCAAGTGATCGAAGAAAAGAGTTAATTCTTCTTTATTGTAAAAATTTAAAACTTTTTCTTCTTCAACATCCACTTTTCTAATAGGCATACTAACCTTTTTAAAAGGATTGATTTCAACTGCACTGATAGTAATAGCGTAATCAAATATACGTGATGCATAGTTGCTGATAGCTTTGTACTTTTGCAGACGTTTGTACCAGTCATTCAAAGCTGCCTGACAAAAGACCACAGTTATTTTGTCCATGTACAAGTCACCGAATATAGGCAAGATATGGTTGTTGAATAATTCTAATGTTTTATTTAATGTACTTTCCTTAACTGTATTCTTGTATTGAACAATCCACAGCTCATAGACGTCCTTAAATTTGCTTGTGCTGGACTTTTTAAAGCCATTCATCTCTATATCTAGTTTTAATCTAGAAAGAGCTAGAGTGGCTTCTTTTTTTGTTTTAAAGCCTTGTCTAGTTGTCCGTTTCTTTTTACCGGTCATAGAATCCGTTCCAAGATATGCATTAAATTTATAAGCTGTCTTACCGTCTTTTGTTTTATATTTATTGATTGTTGTCATTGTAGTTTCTCCTTTGTTGCCAGGTCAGGGGCTTAAAGGATAATCAATTAAATGTCTAACTCATTAATTATTACTTCTAAATTATCATTACCTTCAAACATATCAGGAACTACATAAATATAGCTCTTATCAAATTTTGTTTCGAATTCATAAACAGGGTTACTTTTTCGTCCTAGTAAAGAAAATTCAAGATTAAATATACCTTGTTTGTTAGTTTGTATTGAGTCGAACTTTTTATTACTATATGAACGTTTATAAACATTAAATGAATTAGCAATTAAACTGTTGATTATTTCGTAAGCAACTTCAATTAAGCTTTTTGAAGAAGATAAGGTTTTAGTAATTTTATCTGGATTAAATTCAATACCTTTCTCTCTAAAAAACAAATTATTATCATCAGAATAGTTTAAATGACAAGCAACATATGAATTTAAAGTTTCTCCCACATAGCTAACGGCTAAATGAAATGGACAATAGTACTTTTTATCCTCTGATACATCTACCAAAACAAAATTACCATAATAATTTTTAAGTAATCCTGAAGGCAAAATATCTACCTCATATTCATAAGTATCATTTTGTTTCTCTATGTCAATTTCTATAAACAATTGCTGGTAGCTAGTTGTGTATTCAATAATATCCGTTAAATCAATATCTAGGAATTCAATCAAAGTATCTAAAGTATTGAATTGAATTCCTTTACTATCATTATTTACTAGCGATGTTATTGATTGTCTTGATATACCCGTATCGTTTGATAATTTATTTATACTAATCTCTCTATTATCTAATATTGATTTCAAATTACATCTAATCACTTAGTGACCTCCTTTTTCTAAATTGTACACTATAGTTAGCAAAAATAAAAGTTTTTGTATTGAATGCTTGCACATAATGTCAGTTTGTAATATGATGATTACAGAAAAGAGATAAAGTTGTAATTATTTGTTTACAACTAAAGGAGGAGAATATAAATGGAAAATAACTTTTCAAGGTTAGTTGGAGAACGACTTTTGACAATTAGTGAAATTCATGTTGCTACCGGAATAAGTAGAAATCAATTAACTGCTCTGTATTACAGAAGAACTAAGGGGATTCAATTTGAGACAGTTAAGAAGTTGTGTGATTTTTTGGAAATTCCAATGAGTGAGTTAATCGAATATCAACCAGAAATTAAAGGTGGTGAGAAATAATGGCAAACTCAATATTCAATGACCAAGCACAACAAGAATTAAAAGAAGATTTCATAAAAATAGTGATGGAGACTGCAGCTCAATTGGTTTTAGACAAAACAAATAAACGTTGGTTAAGGAAAAAAGATGTTTTAGAATACATCCATATTAGTGGTCCAAC comes from the Carnobacterium sp. 17-4 genome and includes:
- a CDS encoding site-specific integrase, which encodes MTTINKYKTKDGKTAYKFNAYLGTDSMTGKKKRTTRQGFKTKKEATLALSRLKLDIEMNGFKKSSTSKFKDVYELWIVQYKNTVKESTLNKTLELFNNHILPIFGDLYMDKITVVFCQAALNDWYKRLQKYKAISNYASRIFDYAITISAVEINPFKKVSMPIRKVDVEEEKVLNFYNKEELTLFFDHLKRENKPLQLALFRTLAFTGARKGEILALQWRDINFTDNTIKINKTVTFGLDNVLIIQTPKTKTSVRSISMDPQTMKILKSWKKTQKETYFKLGFNTLNPTQLVFPSTKNTVMQPPKVGKYLDRLVNLYELKRITPHGFRHTHCSLLFEAGASVKEVQDRLGHSNIQTTMNIYAHVTEKAKENTADKFAKYVNF
- a CDS encoding ABC transporter ATP-binding protein; its protein translation is MSHMKGSLRRIWQYIKPYKIGFLSAIALTVVCMIVNALQPYIIGLAMTELGKNVSDMLNNVPNAGVNFPYIRNIVIIILGMAAIYQITLYLSSYIMTNVVQNTMRDLRNEIELKINRLPVSYFDRNQQGNILSRVTNDVDSISNAMQQSLIQMVNSFMGIAFAITMMLYISVPLAIVIMVTIPLSFIISKAIIKKSQPYFKGQQESLGAMNGHVQESFSGFTEIKLYGKEKDKLEEFKEINATLNNYGFKAAVISGIMSPLVGFVSNLAYFGIAVGGGYLVIMGSLSLGNLQAFTQYIWQVNQPISQITQLSGVIQSAAAAVNRVFEILDEPEEIINEKDYVLPATIEGNVDFEHVAFGYDKEKPLITDLNVSVKKGQTVAVVGPTGAGKTTLINLLMRFYDVDKGAIKIDGIDTKSMSRQDVRSLFGMVLQDAWVYSGTIAENIRFGKLDATDEEVVEAAKTANVDHFIRTLPDGYNMKLNKETSNVSLGQKQLLTIARAVISNPKILILDEATSSVDTRLESLIQKAMKKVMEGRTSFVIAHRLSTIRDSDLILVMDQGEIIEQGTHEELLEKGAFYANLYNSQFSEEE
- a CDS encoding Cof-type HAD-IIB family hydrolase, translated to MQKKMIFFDIDGTLVNDQKIIPESTKLAIKELKNKGHEVAIATGRNLFMAQNIIDELEISHYVVCNGAAGYLHKEQVYENPLDQAQLEKLIKVADSNNHQIIYETPAKLRRRNEEADVKITTAMKSVGYGVPKYDRDFYLHNSLVQCLLFYREDEKQFYESGQFSKFRFVRWHDSGVDVLPHNGSKANTVLRVALENGYSVENIIAFGDGLNDLEMIEKVGTGVAMGNALESVKLRADKVTKSCNEDGIYIALKELGLI
- a CDS encoding helix-turn-helix domain-containing protein → MENNFSRLVGERLLTISEIHVATGISRNQLTALYYRRTKGIQFETVKKLCDFLEIPMSELIEYQPEIKGGEK
- a CDS encoding helix-turn-helix domain-containing protein; amino-acid sequence: MIRCNLKSILDNREISINKLSNDTGISRQSITSLVNNDSKGIQFNTLDTLIEFLDIDLTDIIEYTTSYQQLFIEIDIEKQNDTYEYEVDILPSGLLKNYYGNFVLVDVSEDKKYYCPFHLAVSYVGETLNSYVACHLNYSDDNNLFFREKGIEFNPDKITKTLSSSKSLIEVAYEIINSLIANSFNVYKRSYSNKKFDSIQTNKQGIFNLEFSLLGRKSNPVYEFETKFDKSYIYVVPDMFEGNDNLEVIINELDI
- a CDS encoding helix-turn-helix transcriptional regulator, with the translated sequence MANSIFNDQAQQELKEDFIKIVMETAAQLVLDKTNKRWLRKKDVLEYIHISGPTLDTWVRQGGLKLSIIGGVILFDKREIDAFVLKYQQ